A region from the Clavibacter sp. A6099 genome encodes:
- the scpB gene encoding SMC-Scp complex subunit ScpB, with translation MTAEPVDPAVGTAAEPADAPLDLDRALEALLMVADEPQSVTTLATATSTPVKEVRRAIQRLVDDFDGRTGGVRRGFELREVGGGWRVYVRPEYDTVIRDHVLTQNPTRLSQAALETLAVIAYKQPISRSQVAAIRAVNVDSVVRTLLARGLVTEAFTDGETGAIHYGTTDHLLTQLGINSLDELPPISPLLPDGAEGFHDPLL, from the coding sequence ATGACAGCTGAGCCCGTTGATCCCGCTGTCGGCACCGCCGCGGAGCCCGCCGATGCTCCCCTCGACCTCGACCGCGCGCTCGAGGCGCTGCTCATGGTCGCCGACGAGCCGCAGAGCGTGACGACCCTCGCGACCGCGACCTCGACGCCCGTGAAGGAGGTGCGCCGTGCGATCCAGCGGCTCGTCGACGACTTCGACGGGAGGACAGGGGGAGTGCGCCGCGGCTTCGAGCTGCGCGAGGTCGGCGGCGGCTGGCGCGTGTACGTGCGGCCCGAGTACGACACCGTGATCCGCGACCACGTGCTCACGCAGAACCCCACGCGCCTCTCGCAGGCGGCCCTCGAGACGCTCGCGGTGATCGCCTACAAGCAGCCGATCAGCCGCAGCCAGGTCGCCGCGATCCGCGCCGTGAACGTCGACTCGGTGGTGCGGACGCTGCTCGCGCGGGGGCTCGTGACCGAGGCCTTCACCGACGGCGAGACCGGCGCGATCCATTACGGTACGACAGACCACCTGCTCACGCAGCTCGGCATCAACTCGCTCGACGAGCTCCCCCCGATCTCCCCGTTGCTCCCCGACGGGGCGGAAGGCTTCCATGACCCCCTCCTCTGA
- a CDS encoding segregation and condensation protein A, whose protein sequence is MAPSRRGAPLAERELAVDADAAAAVRADPERAFRVSIGNFEGPFDLLLSLIGSHEMDITEVSLSLVTNEFIAHIRGLDGPEDLDEASSFLVVAATLLDLKLVGLLPQGELVDAEDVALLEARDLLFARLLQYRAFKQAASWFQERLAAESGRAFRDVPLEERFRAQVPELVWTTSPADLAAIALLALAPREIPTVGLDHLHAPLVSIREQAAVVVARLRSGAPVTFRELVADAGVTGVVIARFLAVLELYRVAAIEFDQPEALGELTLTWTAESWTDDALASLGAGYDS, encoded by the coding sequence GTGGCGCCGTCGCGTAGGGGCGCACCCCTGGCCGAGCGCGAGCTCGCCGTCGACGCGGACGCCGCCGCTGCCGTCCGGGCGGATCCGGAGCGCGCCTTCCGGGTCAGCATCGGCAACTTCGAGGGGCCGTTCGACCTCCTGCTGTCGCTCATCGGCAGCCACGAGATGGACATCACCGAGGTCAGCCTCAGCCTCGTGACCAACGAGTTCATCGCGCACATCCGCGGGCTCGACGGGCCGGAGGACCTCGACGAGGCGAGCTCGTTCCTCGTGGTCGCCGCGACGCTGCTCGACCTCAAGCTCGTCGGGCTCCTGCCGCAGGGCGAGCTCGTCGACGCCGAGGACGTGGCGCTGCTCGAGGCGCGCGACCTGCTCTTCGCGCGGCTGCTGCAGTACCGCGCGTTCAAGCAGGCGGCGTCGTGGTTCCAGGAGCGGCTGGCCGCCGAGTCCGGCCGCGCGTTCCGCGACGTGCCGCTCGAGGAGCGGTTCCGGGCGCAGGTGCCGGAGCTCGTGTGGACGACGTCGCCCGCCGACCTCGCGGCCATCGCGCTGCTCGCGCTCGCGCCGCGTGAGATCCCGACCGTGGGGCTCGACCACCTGCACGCGCCGCTCGTGAGCATCCGCGAGCAGGCGGCCGTCGTCGTCGCGCGGCTGCGGAGCGGGGCGCCGGTCACGTTCCGGGAGCTCGTGGCCGACGCCGGGGTCACGGGCGTCGTGATCGCGCGGTTCCTCGCGGTGCTCGAGCTGTACCGTGTCGCGGCGATCGAGTTCGACCAGCCGGAGGCGCTCGGCGAGCTCACGCTCACGTGGACCGCCGAGAGCTGGACCGACGACGCGCTCGCGAGCCTGGGGGCCGGCTATGACAGCTGA